One window of the Trifolium pratense cultivar HEN17-A07 linkage group LG2, ARS_RC_1.1, whole genome shotgun sequence genome contains the following:
- the LOC123908632 gene encoding transcription repressor MYB5-like, whose translation MRNPNSSSTNSNKKKQKINNNGSSNSTTTTPCCSKIGLKRGPWTSEEDEVLSEYIKKEGEGRWRTLPKRAGLLRCGKSCRLRWMNYLRPSVKRGQIAPDEEDLILRLHRLLGNRWSLIAGRIPGRTDNEIKNYWNTHLSKKLINQGIDPRTHKPLNNINPSTSSIIPNINHQITNHFTSSPTPHHHPMLYNQSNHPSHDHNHYYPQQQQQEAKEVNDDDANYDYLINDVSAMDKAANNNRGDCDKSSTDYCCDDGFTSFLDSLINDDAFAAHRSENDPADPLISSAEPSAFWESPLMSTNFTQNKDSTNTGKLHDA comes from the exons ATGAGGAATCCTAATTCatcatcaacaaattcaaataagAAGAAGCAGAAAATCAACAACAATGGAAGCAGTAACAGCACAACAACTACACCTTGTTGCAGCAAGATTGGATTAAAGAGAGGACCATGGACATCTGAAGAAGACGAAGTGTTATCAGAATACATTAAGAAAGAAGGTGAAGGTCGTTGGAGAACTTTACCTAAACGAGCTGGTCTTCTTCGTTGTGGTAAAAGCTGTCGTCTCCGTTGGATGAATTATCTTCGTCCTTCTGTCAAACGTGGTCAGATCGCTCCTGATGAAGAAGATCTCATTCTCCGTCTTCACCGTCTTCTCGGCAACAG GTGGTCATTGATAGCTGGGAGAATTCCAGGAAGAACTGATAATGAGATCAAGAATTATTGGAACACACATCTTAGTAAGAAACTCATTAATCAAGGGATTGATCCAAGAACACACAAGCCACTTAACAATATTAATCCATCTACTTCTTCAATAATCCCAAATATTAATCACCAAATCACTAATCATTTCACATCTTCACCCACTCCACACCATCATCCTATGCTTTACAATCAATCCAATCATCCTTCACATGATCATAATCATTATTatccacaacaacaacaacaagaagctAAGGAGgttaatgatgatgatgctaATTATGATTACTTAATTAATGATGTTTCTGCAATGGATAAAGCGGCAAACAATAACAGAGGGGATTGCGATAAAAGTAGTACCGATTATTGTTGCGATGATGGGTTTACTTCCTTCTTGGATTCATTGATCAATGATGATGCTTTTGCTGCACATCGATCGGAGAATGATCCGGCTGATCCTTTGATTTCATCTGCTGAACCATCAGCTTTTTGGGAATCACCACTTATGTCTACTAATTTCACCCAAAACAAAGACTCAACCAACACCGGCAAGCTTCATGATGCATGA
- the LOC123909839 gene encoding elongation factor P, with translation MQALMRHKLKLCNSTFNFFFKLSSTSSSSYFHSYSSPLNSSLPSSTSVSAHSSAINSFTTPWSTIQRRGNRVHASDIRVGNTIGKQGRIYEVLKVDHSHEGRGKATIKVELRDLIQGTKVSQRLGPDEDVEKAYLHEKSFMYMCTDQDGTVVLMDTDTFDQIEVSKDLFGKNGSYIRDEMKVKVQFYEDKPLSASVPKRVICTVKEVIAATPRNKKVILDNGPTIEVPPHIVAGDAILVNTEDDCYIERAKA, from the exons ATGCAAGCTCTAATGAGGCACAAACTCAAACTCTGCAATTCAaccttcaattttttcttcaaactttcttcaacatcatcatcatcctatTTTCATTCCTATTCCTCTCCGCTAAACTCATCACTACCTTCTTCCACTTCTGTTTCCGCTCATTCCTCCGCCATCAATTCGTTCACCACTCCATGGTCCACAATTCAACGACGTGGAAACAGAGTCCACGCTTCTGAT ATCAGAGTCGGAAATACTATCGGAAAACAAG GGCGAATATATGAG GTTCTTAAAGTAGATCATTCTCATGAAGGAAGAGGAAAAGCCACAATCAAG GTGGAACTTCGTGACCTTATCCAGGGAACCAAGGTATCACAAAGATTGGGCCCTGATGAGGATGTTGAAA AGGCCTATCTTCATGAAAAGTCTTTCATGTACATGTGCACGGATCAAGATGGAACTGTAGTATTAATGGA CACTGATACGTTCGATCAAATTGAAGTTTCCAAAGACTTGTTTGGCAAGAATGGTTCATATATACGAG ATGAAATGAAAGTTAAGGTACAATTTTATGAAGACAAGCCTTTATCTGCATCAGTTCCAAAACGTGTAATATGTACTGTCAAGGAAGTGATTGCAGCCACTCCGAG GAATAAAAAGGTAATACTGGACAATGGCCCTACGATTGAA GTTCCGCCTCACATTGTTGCCGGTGATGCCATTCTTGTTAATACAGAGGACGACTGTTACATTGAAAG GGCTAAGGCATAG